The following is a genomic window from Niabella soli DSM 19437.
TGACTACTCCCCGCAGGCTATCCTTTTTTGCTTTACCAATGCCGAATAGAGCCAGAAAAGGCCGATTACAAAAAAGAGCACTAAAGATAAAATAGAATTCTTCATGTTGCCGGTAACCTCCTCAATAAACCCGAAGCAGAAAATGCCAAATACGATGGCCAGTTTTTCGGTAAAATCATAATAACTGAAAAAGGAAGCCGTATCCCGCGTATCAGGCATCAATTTGGAATAAGTGGACCGGCTTAAGGATTGTATACCTCCCATTACCAGGCCTACGGCCGATGCCAGTGCATAGAAATAATATTCCGTATTCATTCCTTGTTCTGCCAACTGGGCGGTATAAAAAGCAGCAATACAGATCAGTATCCAGAAAACTACCACGGCCATCAGCACCACCAGGTTTCCCAAACGGGCAGACAGGCGCGACATAAACCAAGCGCCCAGAATGGCTACCAGTTGTATGACCACCACTGTAACAATCAGTTTGGTATCAGGAAGTTTTAGAACCTTGCTGCCAAACAATGTGGCGGCCAGCATTACGGTTTGCACGCCCATACTATAAAAAAAGAAGCCCCGCAAAAAGCGTTTTAATACCGGCAACTGTTTTACCAACAGGTACACTTTTTTTATTTCGGAGAACCCCTCTTTGAAAGCATTACCTTTAGTTACTGCTGGTCGTTTTATTTCCGGTACCCGGTTAAACGTAAGTTGTGCAAAACCCAGCCACCAGGCACCTACTAATAAAAATGTAATGCGTGTAGCCCATCCACTATCTTTCATGGTAACCACCAACGCAAAACCCACCAGTTGCATAATAACGCTGCCGATATATCCAAAAGAAAAGCCCCGGGCACTTACCCTGTCCTGGTCTTCCGGCGCCGCGATCTCCGGCAAAAAGGCGTTGTAAAAAACAAGGCTTCCTACATAGCCCATAGCAGCCAGCATAAAAGCCAGGATGCCCAACCCCAGCGTATCGCTTTTGAAAAAAAACAATGCGCTGCAACCCAATGCCCCCATATAGGTAAAAAAGCGCATAAAGTTTTTCTTGTTGCCCCGGGTATCTGCAATAGATGTTAATACGGGGTAGAGCAGTGCTATAAACAAGTAGGCTACCGACAAAGTGTAATCGTATAAAGAAGAGTTTACAAAATCCCTGCCCAGGAAATGCACTTTATGCCCATCTGCCGACCCGCCGGTAACGGCTAAAAAATAGATGGGAAAAAAGGTAGTGGTAATAACCAGATTATAAACAGAATTGGCCCAGTCAAACATCGCCCAGGCATTGATCACTTTCTTAGAAGCCGTTTGCATCCTTGTTTTGTTTCTATAAAAATAGAAAATACCGGGTAAAGAACAATCTATTTCATTTGACGAGTCTGCTCCTAGTACCCGCCTGTACCATTCACCCGCCTGTACCAAATGGCAGATTCGGGCGGGGCAGGCACGAATTAATAACACCGCCGCCCTCCAACATCGCTGATATTAGCCGCGGACAGGCATTTGGAAGGCCAACACACTAACAATAGGAACGGGGATATGATTGTTTTGTTGGTGATTTCGCTGCGCACCTGGCCACGCGCAACACCAACAAAGGAGAAAACGCCCATATAACCAATCAGGACGCGGTTTTTATCCTATTTTACCTTTGCGTTTTCGAAACCGGCGAGCACCAGTTCCCGTAATTTTTCAAATTCGATATGCAGGAATTTTCCCGAAATACCAATTGGCGTTTTATAGAGTTGATAATTCAATTCCATTGCCCTTTTCTTTAAAGGGTTAATCTGATTTTGGATATACTCTAATGGATTGGTTACCTCCAACATTAAAAACGGCTGAGCGGCTACCAACTCTGTGCGTATGCTTTTAATATCTTTCCATAAAACTTTTCCGGCGGCAATACCACTGGATTGATCGATAATGCCCTCTTCGCTAAGCAGCAGTCCTTCTTTTTTATTTAAAAGTGTTTTTGTTAAAAAGATACTGATGACTCCAAAAAAGGCAATGCACAAATACCCGATGGTGCGGATCATTGCCGGATCATCACTCCGGATAAACCAAAAGGGCTTTATAATAAATAATAGCCCCAATAGTACAATAAGCATGGAAGCAGCAAAATTGCGCGTTGTTTTTTTCTTGTCGACCGGAATATTGATGGGATAATTCATTGTGTATTACTTAAAAAGAGAACAGCCTTAGAATACCGACAAACGAAAAACGTGAGACGTTAAATAGCGCTTCTAAATTCATTTTTCTATCATTTTTGAGATCATCGCAAAACAACGGTTAAGCAGCACTCCGATATGATTAAGATCTTCTATTACAAAATAATTCAAATCGACTGCCGATTCAAGTGCAGCATCGATTTCAACTTCGGAACCCCTCGAAATTTCATAAAATCTTCTTCTTTCAGCTTCTGATTTTCTTGTAGACCCTTCTGCCAAATTTAGTTTGACTGAAATTGCCGCCCGGCGGATTTGCTGGATCATATTAAACCGCTCCTCAACAGGCAGAAGAATGTTTACTTTATACGTCTCTTTTACTAATTCCCTTATTACAAGATATACATCCAGCGATTTGTGTTTCAGGTTTAAAAACATAGAGGTGCTTTTTAGTATTAGAAAATAAACTTTATTAAAGATACCCTTTTATCGTTTATCGTCTCACCTCTGCCGCTTTTTAACCAACTATTTCCCATTCAATATCCGCACCGCGTCCTTTGCAAAATAAGTCGCAATCAGATCGGCCCCGGCTCTTTTGATAGAAGTAAGACTTTCAATAATCGCTTTATCTTCATCCAGCCAGCCCTTTTCCGCCGCAGCTTTGATCATAGCGTATTCGCCGCTTACATGATAGGCGCTTACCGGAACCGTAACTGCATTTTTTACTTCGCGGATTATATCCAAATAAGCCATCGCAGGTTTTACCATTACGATATCGGCGCCCTGCTCCACATCCTGCAGCGTTTCATTGATGGCTTCAATGCGGTTGGCATAATTCATCTGGTAGGTTTTTTTGTCGCCAAAGCCGGGTGCGCTATCCAGGGCATCTCTGAACGGACCGTAAAAGCAACTGGCATACTTGGCGGAATAACTCATAATGCCCACATCGGAAAAATTATTTTCTTCCAGCGCATTTCTGAAGGCACCAATGCGCCCATCCATCATATCGCTGGGTGCAATAAAATCGGCACCGGCAGCGGCATGGGAAAGACTCATTTTTGTAAGCGCTTCCACAGTGGCATCATTCAGTATCGTTCCTTTTTCAACATCAACAATACCATCATGGCCGTAAACAGAATAGGGGTCCAGGGCCACATCTGTCATCACCACCATTTCGGGCACTTTATTTTTGATCGCCTTAATGGCCCGCTGCATCAACCCCTCAGGGTTCCAACTTTCCCTGCCGGCGTTATCTTTAGTATCGTCGTTGGCTTTTACAAAAAGCAATACAGCCTTAATGCCCATTGCCCAGATTACCGCTACTTCTTCCAACGTCTTATCTAATGAACGACGGTAATAGCCGTGCATAGACGAAATTTCCTCTACAACACCGTTGCCTTCAGTAATAAAAATGGGCAGGATGAAATCGTCAGGAGTTAATACTGTTTCAGCCACCAATGCTCTTATTGCGGCGGACTTTCTTGTAATCCTGTTTCTTCTTTGTAAAATCATAATTTTATTATTTCTGATTTTTTGATGTCTGATTTATGATTTGTTGCGGTTCCATTTTGCCGTTTTATCTGTTGCAGCGAAAATTGCAGTCAAATGATTCGCCTCATCAGTTAAACGATCCAGTTCTTTCCCGCGCATTAATTCAGCTTCCTTGACAACTTCCAGCCAATAATGACTTTCATCTGCTTCCTCTAAAACGATTTCGATTTTATATATAAAGTCTGCGTTAGATTTCGCCCTTGCCGTCGCCCGGTAATTTGCCCCAACACTTCCCGCAGACCGAATCAACTGTTTCGCTGTTTCAAAACCTGCAGCATTTCTGGGAAAATCTTCACAAAGTTTAATAATATCCACATGAAATCTTTTTGTTCTTTGTTGGAGTTCATTTCGTGTCATAATGTTATCATTTAGGTTAGAGAATTAAGTCCCGCAAATTATATCGGAGATCAGACATCAAACATCCGGATTTACGCCCACTCCCTCGGATGCTTGCACGCCTGCAACAATTGATCTTCCAAACTGCCGGGCTCGGGTTCATAATTATATACAAAACGCACGGTTGGCGGCAGGCTCATTAAAATACTTTCGGTACGGCCATTGGTTTTTAATCCAAACAATGTGCCTCTGTCGTGGATCAGGTTGAACTCAACATACCGCCCTCTTCTGATCTCCTGCCATTTTTTGTTGGCAGCATCAAAACTTGTATTTTTTCTTAACCGCACTATGGGAAGGTAGGCTTCCAGAAAAGCCGCTCCGTTAGCTTTCTGAAAAGCCAGCAACCTGCTTGCCTCTTCTTCGTCACTTAAATATAAATGATCGTAAAACACACCGCCCACGCCGCGCATTTCATTGTTGCGGTGCGCATTGGTAAAGTAGGCATCGCATTGTTTTTTATATAATGGATAAAGGTGCGCCCCGAAGGGATCAATAGCCTTCTTAAAACTACCGTGAAAATGTACCACATCCTCCTCAAATAAATAATAGGGCGTCAGATCGGCTCCGCCGCCAAACCAGCGCCGGATAACGGTTCCATTGGCATCATGCGCCTCAAAATACCGCCAGTTGGCATGGGTGGTAGGCACAAAGGGATTAAAGGGGTGTAATACCAGGCTGATACCACAGGCAAACCAGGTGCCGCCTGCTGCACTGTTTTTTTCCGAATCGGGAAGCTCAGCAAAAAGCACTTTAACCATTTTTTCTGTTATAGCGCCATAAACCACCGACACATTTACACCTGCCTTTTCAAATACCGCGCCCTCCTCCATCACCCGGGAATGGCCGCCGCCGCCTTTTCCGTTTTCACCCCGCTGCCAGTTGTCTTCCCTGAATTTCGCTTTACCATCTTCCGCTTCCAGCGCGCTGCAAATAGTATCCTGCAGCCCATAAACATACTCGATCCATTCCTGCCTGAAAGCCTTTGTTGCTTCTACCTTCATAGTTTGTAAACATTATCATTGGGTGTGGCATCCATAAAAATGCCTCCGTCAATTGTTACACTTTCAATAGCCCCGCCAACAGGAACGGTAAACGAAACCTTTGTTTCACCTTGCTTCCAGAGCTCCGGGGTATAATGATATTTTTTTTCTTTGCCTTTATCCTGCCGGATGATCACATCAAAAGGCACCGCGAAGCCGCCGATATTTTCAAGCGTTATAGAAGTACGGTTATTGCCTGGCTGAACATTGTCGATCTTAAGATCGATATAGTTGTTACTAAAGAACCAATTCCTCCAAAACCAGCTTAAATCCTGTTTAGTAGCCGCATTGAAGGAATAAAAATAATCCCAAGGAGTGGGATGCCTCCCGTTCCAGGTATCCATATACGACAGCAGCGCATGTTTAAATGCCACATCGCCCAAGAGATCTTTCAGCGCCAGGTACGACAGGGAGGCCTTTACATAAGAATTATTTCCGTAGCCGGCGCCGCTTAACTGCGAGGACATTGTTATCAAGGGCTGATCATTTTCCGCAGCGGGGCTATTGATCCACCGTTTTACCCGGAAATTTTTATATGTTTCGTCAGCCAGTGTTTTCCCATTTTCCGCAATGCCGATCAGGTATTCAAAGGTGGTAGCCCACCCTTCATCCATATATGCGTAGCGGGTTTCGTTAATACCCATGAAAAATGGGAAATAGGTATGTGCAATTTCATGATCCAACACCAGCCGGGAAAAACTAAGATCCGATGTAGTGGCATCATTAACCATCATAGGATATTCCATATCTGCAAAGCCCTGTACCGCAGTCATAGTGGGATAAGGATAGGTAACGCCGGGCATATTATTGGAAAACCAACTGAGCGCGTCTTTGCCCCATTCCACTGCGTTCCTGAAATCTGCAGCCGTGTCTTTATACGCCGCCTGCACACTTACTCTTTTCAGCTCCTTTGCAGCCGCCAACGCTACACTGCCTCCATCCCAGACAAAATGGTTGCTGGTGGCAAAAGTGAAATCGGAAACATTATTTGCCGAGAACTTCCATTCATTCCATTCGCTGGAATTGGTTACGGCGCCCTGCTCCATGTCTTTTGCAGTAGCTACATGAATGATCTTATTGCTTGTCAGGGATTCCCGAAAACGTTTAAAGGCAGCGGGCTGCAACACATCTTTTGCGTTGTTGAGGGTGCCCGTAGCCCATACAACATAATTGGTTGGCACTTTAACCGAAACCGAATAATCGTTGAAGTCATTATAAAATTCACCTCCATCAGTGTGTGGCAGCCGATCCCAGCCATTATAATCATCATACACTGAAATACGCGGATAAAAATAGGCGCAGAAAAACGTATGGGGATCGATCTGCCCTTCCCTGCCACTCTGTTTTGAGAGCGGGTAACTCCATTCTATGTCAAAGACGGCACGGGCACCCGGCAGGATAGGGGTACGCAGCCTCACCGGATTCACCGTTCCCCAGTCGTTGCTGTTAACGGAATAAGCAGCACTGTCAACGGCAAAGGATTGGATCTGCAGCCCCGTGGTCAAAAAGTCTTTTGCTACCTGTCCGGAGCGCGGGGTCTCCGGCTTATGGATATTATTTACAAACCGGATAAAAACCACATGCAGCGTATCCGGGCTGTTGTTAGTATAAACAATTTGCTCCTTACCCGATACTGCTTTCTTAACCGGATCCACGGCAGCACTGATCGAATAGTTGCCCCGGTTCTGCCAATACTTCACCCCCGGAACACCTGTAACCGTGCGGGTTTCATTTTTTATGGCATTTTGAATATTACGTGGCATGTATAATGGTTGTCCAGCAATACTACCGTAAAAACAGATAAAGAGGACAGTTAAAAATGGTACTTTCTTCAAGGTAATCGTTTTTAAATGTTAGAAAATGAGTATTCTTTAATAGTGTTAACAAACGCTTTTGCATGATCAACCGGCACATTGGGTAAAATACCATGACCCAGGTTGGCAATATGCCTTTCTTTTCCAAAAGCCTTCAGCATTGCTTTGGCTTCTTTTTCAATTTGCGAAACAGGCGCTAATAATTTAGCGGGATCAAAATTGCCCTGCAGCGTTACGTTATTGCCTGCCAGCTTACGGGCCATTTCCGGTTCTATACACCAATCGATACCTAGCCCGGCCGCGCCGGTAGCTGCCATTTCTGACAAGGAACCCCACGCTCCTTTTGCAAAGACGATAACCGGGACCAATTCTTTTAATGCAGCAACGATCTGGCGGATATACTGAAGTGAAAAGGTCTCAAAATCCTGCTTGCCTAGCAAACCTCCCCAACTATCGAACAGTTGCAAGGTATCAGCACCGGCCGCCACCTGGCCCTTCAGGTAGGCAATCGTAGTATCGGTGATCATTTGCAGCAAGGCATGCGCCGTTTCCGGTTGCTGATAACAAAAGGCTTTTGCTTCATCAAATGTTTTACTGCCTTTACCCTGCACCATATAGCAAAGAAGCGTCCAGGGAGCCCCGGCAAAGCCGATCAGCGGCACGCGTCCGTTAAGCTCTTTTTTAATCAGTTTAATTGCATCAAAAACATAACCCAGCGTTTCGGCAACATCAGGAACCCGAACGCGCTGCAGGTCTTTACCCGATTGGATCGGTTGGGGCAGCAAAGGCCCCAGCTTTTCTACTAATTGCACTTCCAGCCCCATGGCCTGCGGCACTACCAGGATGTCGGAAAAAAGGATCGCCGCATCCACTCCAATAATATCCACCGGCTGCAAGGTTATCACACAAGCGAGTTCAGGGTTCTGGCATCTTTCAAAAAAAGAATATTTTTCCCGCAACTGGATATATTCCGGCAAATACCGGCCCGCCTGGCGCATCATCCACACCGGTGTACGTTCTGTAGCTTCTCCGCGAAGCGTTCTTAAAATTAAATCGTTCTTTATATTGGTCATACTCTTGTTTACAATCTAAATCCCCAAAACCAAAAGCCGGTTAATAATTACCATAGCTGTAAAACCGGCTATAATTGCCGGAACCATTTTATGCGTACCTGCGAAAAATGGGTTACCATCAATATTGCGCTGTTTTCTGTTCAACATCGCTCCATAGATCCACATCATTGAAAAAGGGCTGCATAACGGCGCTATCAGGCTTAACGTTGTGGGCACGGGAAGGTTGAGCAACGTAGTAATAATAATGCCGCCTAATAAAGGGTACAGGATCACTGCCTTTGTGTAGCGGCGGCGCTCCGCAATATCTTTTATCGTTTCTTCATCTGCAAAACGAATGAATAGTACGGCCAGTTGACGAAAAACAAGGAATAGTACGAAGGCTGCTGCCACGGCGATCACAATGATGAGCGCTACGGGAAAATGCAACTGGTTAAAAATAAGCCCCGTGTCGCCATAGGTAAAAAAAGGCGCTACCATCAGGTAACCTAAAAAGCCAATATACCCCGATGCAGACAGGTAGAGCAGGAACAAATAGCCATACTTCTTTACAGTGGCCTTTTTGCTAAATAAATGAAATGATATACCGATAAGCAAGCTCACTAAAGGACCTGCAGCTGCAATACATAACCGTTGCGCAAAGCCAATGGAATTTTCATCAAAATCGACATAGTTATGAAAAAGCTTAGCTCCGGCCGCATGAAAATAACGCGCCGTAACATAATGTCCGAATTCATGCAAGGTCATTTCCAAAATGGATGCAATGGAAAAAAGCAGGATGCTGTTTAGCGTGAGGGTTTTAAATGATCTTTTCATAGTTATGGCCGATTGAGGTTTAAATGTACTGCAAGTTGCAATAATTGTTTGAAGTCCGGCATCGGGCTTTCGATGATTTTATCCGTGTATTTTTTTAGCGCGCCGGTGGTAGACGGACCAATAGAGCAGGCAACCGTTTGAGCAGGAAGGGTATTGACTGAAAAAAAACTCTCTACGCCGCTGGGGCTGTAAAAAAGAACACCGTCATAACGCCCTTGTACCGGCTTTGGCGTTTCGATAGTATGGTATACGATAATTTCCCTGCAGGGAATATGATGCGCTGCCAATGACTCCGGAATCGTGTTCAGCCGCCGGTTACCGCAGAAGAACAATAGTTCTTTGGGTGCATGAGCGACGATCTGCTCCGCTAGCCGTGCGCCATTCGGGGCGGCAGCAATGATCGTTGATCCGGGGAAAGATACCTGTACCTGTTTTTTGGTGGCGGCCTCAATGCAAAATATATCCCAGTCGGTCTGCGATAAATTAGCTGCGGCAACGGCCTTTACGGCATTTTTGCTGGTAAAGATTATGGAGCGGGGAGCAGGAGCAATGGCTGCTACTGCACGTGCAATAGTATCAGGAGTTTCAGAACGGGTTTCAATAAAAGGAATACAATCGAGGTGGATTTGCCCCTCAACTGATGTTACCAGCTCTTCATCTAACAGGCCGGTGCTCAGGATATGAAGCGGTTTACCTGCCATCGTTCATTTTCGAAAGGACTGCCTTGGCTCCTTTTTCCAGGATTGATTGTGCGGCTTGCGTCCCGGGTGTCCTTGTTTCGTCAAGCCGGTACCATTCGTTCACTTCGATCTTTTCTGTTCCGTCCGGACTTACCACGCTTCCCCGGAACCGCAGTTGATCGTTCTCAAAAGCGGCCAGCGCGCTGATCGGCGTGCTGCAACCACCCATCAGCTCACTCAAAAATTCCCGTTCTGTCTTTACGCAAAAAGCGGTTTGCAGGTGATTGATCCGGTTGCAGGCCCTTAGCACACTGCCGTCGCCTTTTCTTGCCGTAACCATTATAGCTCCCTGGGCTGGCGCGGGCAGCATCCAGTCCAGATCGATGCTGTTGGCGGGTCTCAGCCCGATGCGTTCCAAACCTGCCGCGGCAAAAATGGCCCCAAACCAATTACTTTCCGACAGTTTTCTTAACCGGGTGTTTACATTGCCCCGGATATTTTCAATGGTGTGATTGGGAAAACGATTTAACCATTGTGCCTTACGACGCACGCTGCTGGTAGCAATGATCAGGTTTGAAATTTCTGATTTCTGATCCCGATAGCTATCGGAACTGATTTCTGATTTTTCGTCTCCGGCAATGAGATGTTTTAGGTCTTCCAAACTATAATCCGCCCCTGAAGCTTTCCAGTTTTCATTTAATACGAGAATATCTTTATACGAAGCGCGTTCCAGCACGGCGGCTTCTACAATGCCTTCCGGCAATTGCACCGGCACGTCCTTCATGCTGTGCACGGCAATATCGATCTGGTTATTCAGCAACGCAATATCCAATGCCCTTGTAAATACTCCCTGAACACCCATGGCATACAAGGGGGTAACCAGGTCAACGTCTCCATCGCTCCTGATCGGCGTTAAAGACGCCGGAACACCAAAATTTTCTAAAAGATTTTTAACCTGGGTGGCCTGCCACAGGGCCAGTTGGCTCTCTCTGGTACCGATACGGATCATAGTTGATGCACCCGCTTAGGGTATTTGCAGATAATCATTGATGCTGCTGATAAACTGACATCCCTTGTCGTGTTTCACTTTCAGGTTTACTGCCAGTTGCTTTACCGCTTTTTGTGCACGGGTGATGCGTTCCGTTTCGCTGATCAATGTTTTATCCTTATAAAATTCGCAAACGGCTGTTTGCGTTAAATCAATTTCACAAAGTTTGTTTTTCCAGGTTTTGAGGTGGTGTGCGTAATGGTGCTCTCTCAGCCAGCTCAGAAACTCATTTTTAAAGTGGTCGATAATAGCACTGGCCTCGGGCACTTCTGCCTTACGGCGGGCAAGGGTTTTGTCCAGTATGGTGCTGGAAATGGCATCCACGTCAATCACGGTAATGCCTTCCCTGTCCTTTATTAACGGGTGCACATTCACCGGAACGGAAAGGTCCAGCAGTAATTTTTGCTTCCCCGCTTTTATATGCTCCGGCAACACGGTGGGCTCACTGGAATTGGTGCATACAATGATGATATCCGACGCATCAATAACCGCAGCCTTGTCATTATAGGGCGCAAAATTTATATTATTGGCGAGCGCTACCTCCCGGGCCACCTCATCTGTGCGATTCATCAGGGTAATATTTGTTCCGGCTAAATAGGTATTAAGGTTCTTACAAACATTTACACCAAATTTCCCGGCCCCGATGATCAGGATCTTTTTTGCGGTAATGTCCTTTATATTTTGCAGCAATTCAATGGCTGCAAAGGAAACCGATACCGTACCATCGCTCAGGTTGGTTTCGGTCTTTATTTTTTTTGATGATTGAAAGGCGAAGTTCAGCATACGGTCCATCACCGGTCCGATCATATGCTGGCTACGGGCGGTATCCACCGCGCGTTTCAACTGGCCCAGGATCTCATAATCGCCCAATATCTGCGAATCCAAACCTGCGG
Proteins encoded in this region:
- a CDS encoding uroporphyrinogen-III synthase; translated protein: MAGKPLHILSTGLLDEELVTSVEGQIHLDCIPFIETRSETPDTIARAVAAIAPAPRSIIFTSKNAVKAVAAANLSQTDWDIFCIEAATKKQVQVSFPGSTIIAAAPNGARLAEQIVAHAPKELLFFCGNRRLNTIPESLAAHHIPCREIIVYHTIETPKPVQGRYDGVLFYSPSGVESFFSVNTLPAQTVACSIGPSTTGALKKYTDKIIESPMPDFKQLLQLAVHLNLNRP
- a CDS encoding MFS transporter, whose product is MQTASKKVINAWAMFDWANSVYNLVITTTFFPIYFLAVTGGSADGHKVHFLGRDFVNSSLYDYTLSVAYLFIALLYPVLTSIADTRGNKKNFMRFFTYMGALGCSALFFFKSDTLGLGILAFMLAAMGYVGSLVFYNAFLPEIAAPEDQDRVSARGFSFGYIGSVIMQLVGFALVVTMKDSGWATRITFLLVGAWWLGFAQLTFNRVPEIKRPAVTKGNAFKEGFSEIKKVYLLVKQLPVLKRFLRGFFFYSMGVQTVMLAATLFGSKVLKLPDTKLIVTVVVIQLVAILGAWFMSRLSARLGNLVVLMAVVVFWILICIAAFYTAQLAEQGMNTEYYFYALASAVGLVMGGIQSLSRSTYSKLMPDTRDTASFFSYYDFTEKLAIVFGIFCFGFIEEVTGNMKNSILSLVLFFVIGLFWLYSALVKQKRIACGE
- a CDS encoding four helix bundle protein, coding for MTRNELQQRTKRFHVDIIKLCEDFPRNAAGFETAKQLIRSAGSVGANYRATARAKSNADFIYKIEIVLEEADESHYWLEVVKEAELMRGKELDRLTDEANHLTAIFAATDKTAKWNRNKS
- a CDS encoding hydroxymethylbilane synthase — encoded protein: MIRIGTRESQLALWQATQVKNLLENFGVPASLTPIRSDGDVDLVTPLYAMGVQGVFTRALDIALLNNQIDIAVHSMKDVPVQLPEGIVEAAVLERASYKDILVLNENWKASGADYSLEDLKHLIAGDEKSEISSDSYRDQKSEISNLIIATSSVRRKAQWLNRFPNHTIENIRGNVNTRLRKLSESNWFGAIFAAAGLERIGLRPANSIDLDWMLPAPAQGAIMVTARKGDGSVLRACNRINHLQTAFCVKTEREFLSELMGGCSTPISALAAFENDQLRFRGSVVSPDGTEKIEVNEWYRLDETRTPGTQAAQSILEKGAKAVLSKMNDGR
- the hemF gene encoding oxygen-dependent coproporphyrinogen oxidase; protein product: MKVEATKAFRQEWIEYVYGLQDTICSALEAEDGKAKFREDNWQRGENGKGGGGHSRVMEEGAVFEKAGVNVSVVYGAITEKMVKVLFAELPDSEKNSAAGGTWFACGISLVLHPFNPFVPTTHANWRYFEAHDANGTVIRRWFGGGADLTPYYLFEEDVVHFHGSFKKAIDPFGAHLYPLYKKQCDAYFTNAHRNNEMRGVGGVFYDHLYLSDEEEASRLLAFQKANGAAFLEAYLPIVRLRKNTSFDAANKKWQEIRRGRYVEFNLIHDRGTLFGLKTNGRTESILMSLPPTVRFVYNYEPEPGSLEDQLLQACKHPREWA
- a CDS encoding M1 family metallopeptidase, giving the protein MPRNIQNAIKNETRTVTGVPGVKYWQNRGNYSISAAVDPVKKAVSGKEQIVYTNNSPDTLHVVFIRFVNNIHKPETPRSGQVAKDFLTTGLQIQSFAVDSAAYSVNSNDWGTVNPVRLRTPILPGARAVFDIEWSYPLSKQSGREGQIDPHTFFCAYFYPRISVYDDYNGWDRLPHTDGGEFYNDFNDYSVSVKVPTNYVVWATGTLNNAKDVLQPAAFKRFRESLTSNKIIHVATAKDMEQGAVTNSSEWNEWKFSANNVSDFTFATSNHFVWDGGSVALAAAKELKRVSVQAAYKDTAADFRNAVEWGKDALSWFSNNMPGVTYPYPTMTAVQGFADMEYPMMVNDATTSDLSFSRLVLDHEIAHTYFPFFMGINETRYAYMDEGWATTFEYLIGIAENGKTLADETYKNFRVKRWINSPAAENDQPLITMSSQLSGAGYGNNSYVKASLSYLALKDLLGDVAFKHALLSYMDTWNGRHPTPWDYFYSFNAATKQDLSWFWRNWFFSNNYIDLKIDNVQPGNNRTSITLENIGGFAVPFDVIIRQDKGKEKKYHYTPELWKQGETKVSFTVPVGGAIESVTIDGGIFMDATPNDNVYKL
- a CDS encoding STM3941 family protein; the encoded protein is MNYPINIPVDKKKTTRNFAASMLIVLLGLLFIIKPFWFIRSDDPAMIRTIGYLCIAFFGVISIFLTKTLLNKKEGLLLSEEGIIDQSSGIAAGKVLWKDIKSIRTELVAAQPFLMLEVTNPLEYIQNQINPLKKRAMELNYQLYKTPIGISGKFLHIEFEKLRELVLAGFENAKVK
- the hemB gene encoding porphobilinogen synthase, whose translation is MILQRRNRITRKSAAIRALVAETVLTPDDFILPIFITEGNGVVEEISSMHGYYRRSLDKTLEEVAVIWAMGIKAVLLFVKANDDTKDNAGRESWNPEGLMQRAIKAIKNKVPEMVVMTDVALDPYSVYGHDGIVDVEKGTILNDATVEALTKMSLSHAAAGADFIAPSDMMDGRIGAFRNALEENNFSDVGIMSYSAKYASCFYGPFRDALDSAPGFGDKKTYQMNYANRIEAINETLQDVEQGADIVMVKPAMAYLDIIREVKNAVTVPVSAYHVSGEYAMIKAAAEKGWLDEDKAIIESLTSIKRAGADLIATYFAKDAVRILNGK
- the hemE gene encoding uroporphyrinogen decarboxylase — translated: MTNIKNDLILRTLRGEATERTPVWMMRQAGRYLPEYIQLREKYSFFERCQNPELACVITLQPVDIIGVDAAILFSDILVVPQAMGLEVQLVEKLGPLLPQPIQSGKDLQRVRVPDVAETLGYVFDAIKLIKKELNGRVPLIGFAGAPWTLLCYMVQGKGSKTFDEAKAFCYQQPETAHALLQMITDTTIAYLKGQVAAGADTLQLFDSWGGLLGKQDFETFSLQYIRQIVAALKELVPVIVFAKGAWGSLSEMAATGAAGLGIDWCIEPEMARKLAGNNVTLQGNFDPAKLLAPVSQIEKEAKAMLKAFGKERHIANLGHGILPNVPVDHAKAFVNTIKEYSFSNI
- a CDS encoding four helix bundle protein; this translates as MFLNLKHKSLDVYLVIRELVKETYKVNILLPVEERFNMIQQIRRAAISVKLNLAEGSTRKSEAERRRFYEISRGSEVEIDAALESAVDLNYFVIEDLNHIGVLLNRCFAMISKMIEK
- the hemA gene encoding glutamyl-tRNA reductase, which encodes MAIEEFHISKQVLDRFCIAGINYHKADAATRGLFSINNDAFAALGKTAKEAGLKSVFVVSTCNRTEIYGFAESVMQLVELLVPHTNGDKAALYECGYFKNGEEALRHLFDVAAGLDSQILGDYEILGQLKRAVDTARSQHMIGPVMDRMLNFAFQSSKKIKTETNLSDGTVSVSFAAIELLQNIKDITAKKILIIGAGKFGVNVCKNLNTYLAGTNITLMNRTDEVAREVALANNINFAPYNDKAAVIDASDIIIVCTNSSEPTVLPEHIKAGKQKLLLDLSVPVNVHPLIKDREGITVIDVDAISSTILDKTLARRKAEVPEASAIIDHFKNEFLSWLREHHYAHHLKTWKNKLCEIDLTQTAVCEFYKDKTLISETERITRAQKAVKQLAVNLKVKHDKGCQFISSINDYLQIP